In Bradyrhizobium manausense, the sequence ATAACGCCTCGACGGCCTTTGTCACCGCCGGCGCGCAGGCGCAATTCGTCAAGCAGCAGCTTTCCAACGCCAAGACGCAGTTGCTCGGCAATCCCGACCTGCCGCTGGAAGAGTTTCCGCCATATGCGCAGGCCAAGGCCAAGCTCGACACCGCGGAGCGCAATCTCGACCACACCGTGCTGCGCGCCCCGATGGGCGGCGTCGCGACCCAGGTCGAGCAGATCCAGCTCGGCCGTTTCGTCACCGCCGGCATGCCGGTGTTTTCCATCATCGACGTCGCCCATCCCTGGGTCGACGCCAATCCGAAGGAGAGCGACCTCACTCACGTCACCGAAGGTCAGCCCGTCACGCTCGAGGTCGATGCGTTCCCGGACCACGTCTTCAAGGGCAAGATCGGCTCGCTTTCGCCCGGCACCGGCGCGCAATTCGCGATCCTGCCGCCGCAGAATGCCACCGGCAACTTCGTCAAGGTGGTGCAGCGCGTGCCTGTCCGGATCTATTTCGACGAGAGCGACACATACGTGAAGAAGCTGAAGGCCGGCATGAGCGTCTATGCCACCATCGACACCGGCCACAAGCGCTCGCTCGCCGGCCTGCTCGGCCTGTCGGCGACTGCAAATCAGGACAAGGACTAGGCTCATGTCCGGCCCCAATGCCAGCCTGATGGTTCCCGGCCTGCGCCGGAACATGGTGACGATCTGCGCCATGACGGCGACCATCATGCAGGCGCTGGACACCACGATCGCCAACGTTGCGCTGCCCTACATGCAGGGCACGCTGTCGGCGTCGCAGGACCAGATCAACTGGGTGCTGACCTCCTACATCGTCGCCGCCGCGATCATGACGGCGCCGGTGGGCTGGATCTCCAACCGCTACGGCCGCAAGCGCATCTTCATTATCTGCGCAGGCGGTTTCACCTTTGCATCCGTGCTGTGCGGACTTGCGCAGGACATCAACCAGATGGTGCTGTTCCGCCTGCTGCAGGGCGTGTTCGGCGCCGCCCTGGTGCCGCTGTCGCAGTCGGTCATGCTCGACTATTACACGCTCCAGGAACGCGCCACCGCCATGTCGATCTGGGGCATGGGCGTGATGATGGGCCCGATCATGGGACCGTCACTCGGCGCCTGGCTGACAGAGACCTATTCCTGGCACTGGGTGTTCTTCGTCAATCTGCCGTTCGGCATCATCACCGTGCTCGGGCTCGCCGTCTTCATGGACGAGACCGACAAGAATCTCAGCCTGAAGTTCGACTGGTTCGGCTTCGGCGCGCTGGCGATCGCGATCGGCGCACTTCAGCTTGCGCTCGACCGCGGCGAGCAGCTCGACTGGTTCGAATCGGCCGAGATCGTGACTGAGTTCATCATCTCCGGGATCGCCTTCTATTACTTCTTCGTACACTCCTTCACGACCTCGCGCCCCTTCATCCAGTTCGCGCTGTTCCGGGATCGCAATTTTCTCACCGGCTGCATCTTCATGACGGTGATGGGTCTCGTGCTGTACTCGACCATGGCGCTGGCCTCGCCATACCTGCAAAATGTCATCGGCTATCCGATCATGACCGCCGGCGGCCTGCTCGCCAGCCGCGGCTTCGGCACCTTCTTCGCCATGATGATGGTCGGCCGCATCATGCGCTACATCGAAGCGCGCACGCTGATCATCTGCGGTCTGTCGCTCACGGCGGCCTCGCTGTTCCAGATGACCGGGTGGACCGACCAGACCCAGGTGCCGGAGATCGTCGTCGTCAGCGTGATCCAGGGCTTCGGCTTCGGCCTCGTCTTCGTGCCGCTCTCGACGGTGGCGTTCCTGACGCTGCCGAACCATCTGCGCACCGACGGCACCTCGATGCTGACGCTGCTCCGCAACGTCGCGAGCTCGGTCGGCATCTCCATCGTGATCGCCCAGCTGACCCAGGGCACCCGCAGGACCTATGCGATCCTCTCCGAGCACATCAACCCGTTCAACCATGCGCTCCAGATGCCAGACGTCAGCGGCCTGCTGAACCTTTCCACCGATGCCGGCCGCGCCATGGCCGACCGTTTGGTCAGCATACAGGCGCAAATCATCGCATTCGCACACGACTACCAGGTCATCATGTTCTTCATCCTCTGCACCATTCCGCTGGCGCTGATGATCGGCTCGACCAAGGCGTCGCTGCGCAAGCAGGCAGCGGGGCCGGAACATGCGGTGATGGAGTAGTTGCTGTCGTCCCGGCACAAATTCCGTCGTCGTCCTGGACAAGCGAATCGCAGATCCAGGGCGACACTGAACTACAACAACTCCTCGCAGCCCAGATCCTCGACCGCCATCATCACCCGTTCAAGATTATTCCACCAGATCACCGGCGGGATGTTGATGGCCCATTGCCAGACCG encodes:
- a CDS encoding HlyD family secretion protein, encoding MAEQVLKFQPEQKIDNGKPTKKVGTNPRRRFIAGLRRYRRFLLMVVLPIVAIAVGLTLYLNGGRYVGTDDAYVGAQKVLVTPDISGKIQKVVVKEGQLVKQGDELFEIDPVPFQLAVDDAKAQLMQAKTTYDNLRANIKIYGQMADLAQQGMDLKQRDVERKQALVNNKYGSQLDLDNASTAFVTAGAQAQFVKQQLSNAKTQLLGNPDLPLEEFPPYAQAKAKLDTAERNLDHTVLRAPMGGVATQVEQIQLGRFVTAGMPVFSIIDVAHPWVDANPKESDLTHVTEGQPVTLEVDAFPDHVFKGKIGSLSPGTGAQFAILPPQNATGNFVKVVQRVPVRIYFDESDTYVKKLKAGMSVYATIDTGHKRSLAGLLGLSATANQDKD
- a CDS encoding MDR family MFS transporter; this translates as MSGPNASLMVPGLRRNMVTICAMTATIMQALDTTIANVALPYMQGTLSASQDQINWVLTSYIVAAAIMTAPVGWISNRYGRKRIFIICAGGFTFASVLCGLAQDINQMVLFRLLQGVFGAALVPLSQSVMLDYYTLQERATAMSIWGMGVMMGPIMGPSLGAWLTETYSWHWVFFVNLPFGIITVLGLAVFMDETDKNLSLKFDWFGFGALAIAIGALQLALDRGEQLDWFESAEIVTEFIISGIAFYYFFVHSFTTSRPFIQFALFRDRNFLTGCIFMTVMGLVLYSTMALASPYLQNVIGYPIMTAGGLLASRGFGTFFAMMMVGRIMRYIEARTLIICGLSLTAASLFQMTGWTDQTQVPEIVVVSVIQGFGFGLVFVPLSTVAFLTLPNHLRTDGTSMLTLLRNVASSVGISIVIAQLTQGTRRTYAILSEHINPFNHALQMPDVSGLLNLSTDAGRAMADRLVSIQAQIIAFAHDYQVIMFFILCTIPLALMIGSTKASLRKQAAGPEHAVME